Proteins from one Choloepus didactylus isolate mChoDid1 chromosome 4, mChoDid1.pri, whole genome shotgun sequence genomic window:
- the OAZ2 gene encoding LOW QUALITY PROTEIN: ornithine decarboxylase antizyme 2 (The sequence of the model RefSeq protein was modified relative to this genomic sequence to represent the inferred CDS: deleted 1 base in 1 codon) translates to MINTQDSSILPLSNCPQLQCCRHIVPGPLWCSDAPHPLSKIPGGRGGSRDPSLSALIYKDEKLTVTQDLPVNDGKPHIIHFQYEVTEVKISSWDAVLSSQSLFVEIPDGLLADGSKEGLLALLEFAEEKMKVSYVFICFRKGREDRAPLLKTFSFLGFEIVRPGHPCVPSRPDVMFMVYPLDQNLSDED, encoded by the exons ATGATAAACACCCAGGACAG TAGTATTTTGCCTTTGAGTAACTGTCCCCAGCTGCAGTGCTGCAGGCACATTGTTCCGGGGCCTCTGTGGTGCTCC GATGCCCCTCACCCACTGTCGAAGATCCCCGGTGGGCGAGGGGGCAGCAGGgatccttctctctcagctctaaTATATAAG GACGAGAAGCTCACTGTGACCCAGGACCTCCCTGTGAACGATGGAAAACCTCACATCATCCACTTCCAGTATGAGGTCACCGAGGTGAAGATCTCTTCCTGGGATGCAGTCCTGTCCAGCCAGAGCCTGTTTGTAGAAATCCCAGATGGATTATTAGCTGATGGGAGCAAAGAAGG ATTGTTAGCACTGTTAGAGTTCGCTGAAGAGAAGATGAAAGTGAGCTATGTCTTCATCTGCTTCAGGAAGGGCCGGGAAGACAGAG CACCACTCCTGAAGACCTTCAGCTTCTTGGGCTTTGAGATTGTGCGTCCAGGCCATCCCTGTGTCCCCTCTCGGCCAGATGTGATGTTCATGGTTTACCCCCTGGACCAGAACTTGTCCGATGAGGACTAA